In Phacochoerus africanus isolate WHEZ1 chromosome 16, ROS_Pafr_v1, whole genome shotgun sequence, one genomic interval encodes:
- the GARIN1B gene encoding Golgi-associated RAB2 interactor protein 1B — protein MSSVPQRQTWNKSKKTVKVTRSYPTFPSLNAWEEFRGLFPVDGEPNPGVGLGVEEGLLCQMVHSPEFSLFPESVMFESNFVQVKKGRSWIDIYKASNTMALGVTSSVPCLPLPNILLMASVKWHQGQSQTWNRPSAAPKIVLKRILPLKFVELQVCDRLQRVLRLRTVMEKIYYLRLHPDHPEAVFHFWIRLVQILQNGLSITTKDPRIRVTHCLVPKNSCSPSGDAKLVQKKPQASQPSESLMQLMAKGESEALSQIFADLHQHNQFSSRSSKKTENKKHSSEKNSPSEDSIPCTRDLSWRDSFTYGEWERENPSGPQPLSLLSTLAASTGPQLSPLIGSSI, from the exons ATGTCATCAGTTCCACAAAGACAGACTTGGAACAAATCAAAGAAGACGGTCAAAGTCACAAGATCCTATCCAACCTTCCCTTCCCTGAATGCCTGGGAAGAATTCAGGGGCCTCTTTCCTGTGGATGGGGAACCAAATCCTGGAGTGGGCCTGGGTGTGGAGGAGGGACTGCTCTGCCAGATGGTTCATTCTCCAGAATTCAGCCTGTTTCCTGAATCAGTGATGTTTGAAAGCAACTTTGTCCAG GTCAAAAAGGGCAGGAGCTGGATAGACATCTACAAAGCTTCCAATACCATGGCCCTTGGGGTGACCTCCTCCGTGCCCTGCCTGCCTCTTCCCAACATCCTCCTCATGGCCAGCGTCAAATGGCACCAAGGGCAGAGCCAGACATGGAACAGACCATCTGCAGCCCCCAAGATCGTCCTGAAGAG GATTCTCCCACTGAAGTTTGTGGAGCTCCAGGTCTGCGACCGTCTTCAGCGCGTCCTGCGCTTGAGAACCGTCATGGAGAAGATCTACTACCTCAGGCTCCACCCCGACCATCCTGAGGCGGTCTTCCACTTCTGGATCCGACTGGTTCAAATTCTGCAGAATGGCCTGTCCATCACCACCAAAGACCCTAGAATTCGTGTCACTCACTGCCTGGTGCCCAAGAACAGCTGCAGTCCCTCAGGAGACGCTAAG TTAGTACAGAAGAAACCCCAAGCCTCCCAGCCCAGCGAGAGCCTCATGCAGCTGATGGCCAAGGGCGAGAGTGAGGCCCTCTCTCAGATTTTTGCCGACTTGCACCAGCACAACCAGTTCAG TTCCAGGAGCAGCAAAAAGACCGAGAACAAAAAGCACAGCTCAG AAAAAAACAGTCCCAGCGAAGATTCCATCCCTTGCACCCGCGACCTCAGTTGGAGGGATTCGTTCACCTATGGAGAGTGGGAAAGAGAGAATCCCTCTGGGCCGCAGCCCCTCTCTCTCCTCAGCACTCTGGCAGCCTCCACGGGGCCACAGCTGTCCCCACTCATAG